In Opitutaceae bacterium TAV5, one genomic interval encodes:
- a CDS encoding transcriptional regulator: MPRNAPIQSIERAVRILFAVAGSEEGRTVAQIAAATGLKAGTAWRLARTLEGMQMLERMTAVASASMADREPAPASSLALRFRIGAAVGELKRLDDGRHLIAVASRVLVRWQARLPSCNLGLVERIGHESCERVRVTSARPGTAIVRRTRLHHPYGKASPLLFLAYAGPDERDDFFRHHPFGPEGRQLWGDRARLDGFLADVCRRGYASPEFPDGKWFRVAVPVFSPDGHLAAAVGGYVETDASARTRARLVGCCRDAAAEIGRQL, from the coding sequence ATGCCGCGAAACGCTCCCATCCAGTCCATCGAACGCGCCGTGCGCATCCTCTTCGCCGTGGCCGGCTCGGAAGAGGGGCGCACGGTCGCGCAGATCGCCGCCGCGACGGGTCTCAAGGCCGGCACGGCCTGGCGGCTGGCCCGGACGCTGGAGGGCATGCAGATGCTGGAGCGCATGACGGCGGTCGCGTCGGCGTCCATGGCGGATCGGGAGCCGGCGCCGGCATCGTCGCTGGCGTTGCGTTTCCGGATCGGGGCGGCGGTGGGAGAACTGAAGCGGCTCGACGACGGCCGGCATCTGATCGCGGTGGCGAGCCGCGTGCTGGTGAGGTGGCAGGCAAGGCTGCCGTCGTGCAACCTGGGGCTGGTGGAGCGGATCGGGCACGAAAGTTGCGAACGGGTGCGGGTGACATCGGCGCGGCCGGGCACGGCAATCGTCCGGCGGACGCGCCTGCATCACCCGTACGGCAAGGCGAGTCCGTTGCTGTTTCTGGCGTATGCCGGGCCGGATGAGCGCGACGATTTTTTCCGCCATCATCCGTTCGGGCCGGAGGGTCGGCAGCTCTGGGGAGACCGGGCGCGGCTGGACGGTTTTCTGGCGGATGTATGTCGCCGCGGATACGCGTCGCCGGAGTTTCCCGACGGGAAGTGGTTCCGGGTGGCCGTGCCGGTTTTCTCGCCCGACGGCCATCTGGCTGCGGCGGTGGGCGGATACGTGGAAACGGATGCCTCCGCCCGCACGCGGGCGCGACTGGTCGGATGTTGCCGCGACGCGGCGGCGGAGATCGGACGGCAACTGTGA